A single Methanolobus sp. ZRKC5 DNA region contains:
- a CDS encoding winged helix-turn-helix domain-containing protein, with amino-acid sequence MIDVIFASEKRKNMLLLLQDGPKEMKTILKSLKTTRTALLPQVKILRNHFLVTQSGDVYELTTMGKVVVDETKPFLETIDALDQNEEYLASHNIDCIPNNLLKRINEIKDCEIIEPSLLNTYEVNKIFSEMANKSNSLFFVVTFMHPDFPLIMSDYAKRNIKVSMILNKELFEKHKNEWYDEFKHFLGCENIKYYVCEKDIELLPLSISDQRFVLRLLSKNNEFSNKQLYCYNPKARQWSKDLFNYYLKDSTAITEI; translated from the coding sequence TTGATTGATGTAATATTTGCCTCTGAGAAGAGAAAGAATATGCTCTTGTTACTACAGGATGGTCCAAAAGAAATGAAGACAATCCTAAAGTCATTAAAAACAACAAGAACAGCATTACTCCCACAGGTTAAGATTTTAAGAAATCATTTCCTTGTCACTCAATCCGGAGATGTTTACGAATTGACGACTATGGGAAAAGTTGTAGTTGATGAAACAAAACCTTTCCTGGAAACTATTGATGCTCTTGATCAGAATGAGGAATATCTGGCATCTCATAATATAGATTGTATTCCCAATAATCTTTTGAAAAGAATAAACGAAATCAAAGATTGTGAAATAATAGAACCTAGTTTACTGAATACATATGAAGTCAACAAGATATTTTCTGAAATGGCTAATAAATCAAATTCATTATTCTTTGTAGTTACTTTTATGCATCCTGATTTTCCTTTAATTATGTCAGATTATGCAAAAAGAAACATAAAAGTTTCAATGATACTCAACAAAGAGCTTTTTGAAAAACATAAGAATGAGTGGTATGATGAATTTAAGCACTTTCTTGGGTGTGAAAACATCAAATATTACGTCTGTGAAAAAGATATAGAACTTTTGCCATTATCAATAAGTGATCAGCGCTTTGTTCTGAGATTATTGTCTAAAAATAATGAATTTAGTAACAAACAACTATACTGCTACAATCCTAAAGCACGTCAGTGGAGTAAAGACCTTTTCAATTATTACTTGAAAGATTCAACAGCAATAACTGAAATATAG
- the alaXM gene encoding alanyl-tRNA editing protein AlaXM: MKELYLTDCYLKEFDAMVESVKDDKFVVLDKTAFYPNSGGQPNDTGMLVKEDGTEFPVSYVAKFEGNISHEVTATGLKAGDKVKGIIDWERRYRFMQYHTACHILSAIIHNETGAKISGNQLGEEKTRVDFNLEDFDREQIKSYEAKVNEVIDRKIPVTITIMPRDEAFKIPSVIKLKDAFPPEIDDIRVISIPDVDTQACGGTHIANTGDIPHIEIIKAENKGKNNRRVYFRFADN, encoded by the coding sequence ATGAAAGAACTATACCTTACTGACTGTTACTTGAAAGAATTCGATGCAATGGTTGAGAGTGTCAAGGACGACAAATTCGTAGTACTTGATAAAACAGCATTCTATCCTAATTCCGGCGGACAGCCAAATGACACCGGAATGCTGGTAAAAGAGGATGGAACTGAATTCCCTGTGAGCTATGTCGCAAAATTCGAGGGCAATATCAGCCATGAGGTTACAGCAACAGGATTGAAAGCAGGAGATAAGGTAAAGGGAATTATCGACTGGGAGAGAAGATACAGGTTCATGCAATACCACACAGCCTGCCATATACTAAGTGCCATAATACACAATGAGACAGGGGCTAAGATATCAGGCAACCAGCTGGGAGAAGAAAAGACCCGTGTAGACTTCAATCTGGAAGATTTTGACCGGGAGCAGATAAAGTCCTACGAAGCTAAGGTCAATGAAGTAATAGACCGCAAGATACCTGTGACTATTACTATTATGCCAAGAGATGAAGCATTCAAGATCCCTTCTGTAATTAAGCTGAAAGATGCATTCCCTCCGGAAATTGATGATATTAGGGTAATCAGCATCCCTGATGTGGATACACAGGCATGCGGTGGCACTCACATCGCAAATACAGGTGATATACCCCATATAGAGATAATCAAAGCCGAGAATAAAGGAAAGAACAACAGGAGAGTATATTTCCGATTTGCAGATAACTGA
- a CDS encoding ATP-binding protein, whose product MRKEVKIVLISISFGLVFWIIDAYLVHFLQNASILPDYLSQKIFNYDHYVRSFVFIGFLLFGMTVSKMSQKCQSVESELLSQLKFENIVAEISSHFIGKKSEHIDTGIHLSLKKIAEFAGADRSYLILFSKHRYKNDTVYKWHAENIDNAYVDNLSGRNFPWWMEKLRNPDILNIPDVSKLPAEASKEKEALQKAGIMSALSIPLQSNGLLIGFLGFDSFSQNRIWPPNHIKLMRIIGDIFVDSIERKKAQESVVKHKERLIRAQEISRTGSWEIDLRTKKHFWSDEMYRIMGFSPNEISINKDLYSTFIHPDDRSLFNSCLDKALSIPGYKFEVRTKVIKKNGSICILHSLGEVTWDNNGKQVLFLGTTQDITDRSLAEEDLQRKNRNLLILQSTALIAASSMEMEDFLDDILNEVLSYLGCNSGVICLCCSPDKSLKVCSSNGIKDELKGELNGINCDDSLFRTIPDLKKSTLVTDKANDIQGSLKKFNVNENAGRFVFVPVISREDLVGVILLFPDDAIIISNTDLDILGNVGHQVGIAVENIRLVDETRNAYEELKSLDRMKDEFVANITHELKTPLISIKGYSEAIYDGLLGELDEKQKKCMKIVVSNSERLEQLIESLLNMNSLYFEKYHVLSPIHLKEVLDNSIFGLHSKVEEKDIQLNTDYSFDMNLVYGNCEFLQYLFVYVLDNAIKFSSHGSIVSISIKEDVNSIHVDISDHGMGIPKNCMDLIFDRFYQVDGSATRIHGGNGLGLYLAKNIVELHSGTIEVESEEGVGTVVHVSIPLYNPDIHD is encoded by the coding sequence ATGAGGAAAGAAGTAAAAATAGTATTAATATCAATCTCCTTTGGTCTTGTATTCTGGATCATAGATGCTTACCTAGTACATTTCTTACAAAATGCAAGCATCTTGCCTGATTATTTATCGCAAAAGATATTTAACTATGACCATTATGTCAGGTCATTTGTCTTCATCGGCTTCCTTTTGTTTGGCATGACCGTTTCCAAAATGTCCCAAAAATGCCAGTCTGTTGAAAGTGAACTACTTTCACAATTGAAATTTGAGAATATTGTCGCAGAGATATCTTCTCATTTTATTGGAAAAAAATCAGAGCATATAGACACTGGAATCCATCTTTCCCTTAAGAAGATAGCTGAATTTGCAGGTGCTGATCGCAGTTACTTAATACTTTTTTCAAAACATCGGTACAAAAATGATACAGTGTACAAATGGCACGCAGAAAATATCGATAATGCCTATGTGGACAATCTCTCTGGAAGAAATTTTCCATGGTGGATGGAGAAACTAAGGAATCCTGATATACTAAACATACCAGATGTATCAAAATTACCGGCAGAAGCAAGCAAAGAAAAAGAAGCTTTGCAAAAAGCGGGAATTATGTCTGCACTGTCTATTCCTCTTCAATCCAATGGTTTGTTGATTGGTTTTCTGGGATTTGATTCCTTCAGCCAGAATCGGATATGGCCACCAAATCACATAAAACTCATGAGGATAATTGGAGATATTTTTGTAGACAGTATAGAACGAAAAAAAGCTCAAGAATCTGTTGTTAAACACAAAGAAAGGCTCATAAGGGCACAGGAAATATCACGTACAGGGAGCTGGGAAATTGATCTGCGCACAAAAAAGCATTTTTGGTCTGATGAGATGTATCGGATCATGGGCTTTTCACCCAATGAAATATCAATTAACAAGGATCTCTATTCTACTTTCATACACCCGGATGATCGCAGTTTGTTCAATTCCTGCTTAGACAAGGCACTTTCAATTCCGGGTTACAAATTCGAAGTTAGGACCAAGGTAATAAAGAAAAACGGTTCAATTTGCATCCTTCATTCTCTTGGTGAAGTAACTTGGGATAATAATGGCAAACAGGTTCTTTTTCTGGGAACCACCCAGGATATCACTGACAGATCACTTGCAGAAGAAGACCTTCAAAGAAAAAACCGTAACCTGCTGATTTTACAGTCCACGGCATTGATCGCTGCAAGTTCAATGGAGATGGAGGATTTCTTAGATGATATTCTCAATGAGGTACTTTCTTATCTAGGGTGCAATTCAGGTGTGATTTGTCTTTGTTGTTCCCCGGACAAGAGTTTAAAGGTTTGCTCATCGAACGGAATAAAAGACGAGCTAAAAGGAGAACTTAACGGTATCAATTGTGATGATTCCCTATTCCGGACCATTCCCGATTTAAAAAAGAGTACATTGGTCACAGATAAGGCAAATGATATTCAGGGTAGCCTGAAAAAGTTTAACGTGAACGAAAATGCCGGAAGATTTGTTTTTGTTCCTGTTATTTCCCGTGAAGATCTGGTTGGTGTCATATTATTGTTCCCCGATGATGCGATTATTATCTCAAACACTGACCTTGATATACTTGGTAACGTAGGTCATCAGGTTGGTATCGCTGTTGAGAATATTCGTCTTGTTGATGAAACCAGAAACGCATATGAAGAGCTGAAATCTCTTGACAGGATGAAAGATGAGTTTGTAGCTAATATCACCCATGAGCTCAAAACACCTCTCATCTCCATTAAAGGGTATAGTGAAGCTATTTATGACGGACTTCTTGGTGAGCTTGATGAAAAACAAAAGAAGTGTATGAAAATCGTTGTTTCTAATTCAGAACGCCTTGAGCAGTTAATAGAGTCTTTGCTTAACATGAATTCTCTTTACTTTGAAAAATATCATGTATTGTCACCTATTCATCTTAAAGAAGTTCTTGATAATTCTATATTCGGCCTCCATAGCAAGGTGGAAGAAAAGGACATTCAGCTAAACACAGATTATTCTTTTGATATGAACCTGGTATATGGTAATTGTGAATTTTTACAGTATCTTTTTGTTTATGTTCTGGATAATGCAATAAAATTCTCTTCACATGGCTCTATAGTTTCTATTTCTATCAAGGAAGATGTTAATAGTATTCATGTGGACATAAGTGACCATGGTATGGGAATCCCCAAAAATTGTATGGACCTGATTTTTGACAGGTTCTATCAGGTTGATGGTTCAGCCACACGTATCCATGGGGGTAATGGTTTGGGTCTTTATCTTGCAAAGAATATTGTGGAATTGCATTCCGGAACAATTGAGGTTGAAAGTGAGGAAGGCGTTGGCACAGTTGTCCACGTGTCCATTCCTCTGTACAACCCGGATATTCACGATTAG
- the purD gene encoding phosphoribosylamine--glycine ligase: MNVLVVGGGGREHAIVAAIARSRNDPSIYVVMSKKNPGIAALCEDFLLEKETDVEKVVEFALSKNVELVVVGPEAPLAVGLADALEDAGISVASPKQKVAQLEFDKAWARNFMRNNNIDGCPVFDVFTDKDAMDAFIDKLGNVAIKPSGLTGGKGVKVMGDQLPDVEAAKVYAASLLDQGSVVVEENLVGEEFTLQAFVDGTNLAFMPTVQDHKRAFENDLGPNTGGMGSYNAPGEILPFLTAEDVESSKQIMVDTVKALYKETGQKYKGTLYGQFMITKDGPRVIEFNARFGDPEAMNVLPLLETDYVDVLAAMASGTLDKLDVKFSKKATVCKYAVPAGYPDKPTKDREVVVGDIDGAIIFYSSVYEKDGKVYTTGSRSVAVVGVADSIENAEKIAQDALENLSGDLHYRSDIGKAALIQRRIDHMNQIRGQ; encoded by the coding sequence ATGAATGTATTAGTAGTTGGTGGCGGCGGAAGGGAGCATGCTATCGTAGCAGCAATAGCACGAAGCAGGAATGATCCGTCCATCTATGTGGTGATGTCAAAGAAGAACCCGGGTATTGCTGCACTATGTGAGGATTTCCTCCTTGAGAAAGAAACAGATGTTGAGAAAGTCGTCGAATTTGCATTATCAAAGAATGTTGAGCTTGTTGTAGTTGGTCCGGAAGCACCTCTTGCAGTTGGTCTTGCAGATGCGCTCGAGGATGCGGGTATCAGTGTTGCCAGTCCAAAGCAAAAAGTTGCACAGCTTGAGTTTGATAAGGCATGGGCACGCAATTTCATGAGAAATAACAATATTGACGGCTGTCCTGTCTTTGATGTATTCACTGATAAGGATGCTATGGATGCTTTCATCGATAAACTCGGAAATGTTGCTATCAAGCCATCCGGCCTTACAGGCGGAAAGGGTGTCAAGGTAATGGGTGACCAGTTGCCTGATGTTGAGGCAGCAAAGGTATATGCTGCAAGTCTGCTCGATCAGGGTAGCGTTGTTGTTGAGGAGAACCTTGTTGGCGAGGAGTTCACCCTGCAGGCTTTTGTAGATGGAACGAACCTTGCTTTCATGCCAACAGTACAGGATCATAAGAGGGCATTTGAGAATGACCTTGGACCTAATACGGGTGGTATGGGCTCTTATAATGCACCAGGTGAGATTCTTCCTTTTCTTACTGCTGAAGATGTTGAAAGTTCAAAGCAGATAATGGTGGATACTGTAAAGGCGCTCTACAAGGAAACCGGGCAGAAGTACAAGGGTACGCTTTATGGTCAGTTCATGATCACAAAGGATGGTCCCAGGGTCATTGAGTTTAACGCACGTTTCGGTGATCCGGAGGCAATGAATGTGTTGCCTTTGCTTGAAACTGATTATGTGGATGTGCTTGCTGCAATGGCAAGCGGTACGCTTGATAAGCTGGATGTAAAGTTCAGTAAGAAGGCAACAGTTTGTAAGTATGCTGTTCCTGCAGGCTACCCTGACAAGCCGACAAAGGACAGGGAAGTAGTTGTCGGGGACATTGATGGTGCCATAATTTTCTATTCCAGTGTTTACGAGAAGGATGGAAAAGTCTACACCACCGGATCAAGGTCTGTTGCTGTTGTAGGTGTTGCAGATTCAATTGAAAATGCTGAAAAGATAGCCCAGGATGCCCTGGAGAATCTTTCTGGTGATCTTCATTACAGAAGTGATATCGGTAAAGCAGCTCTTATCCAGAGGCGCATTGACCACATGAACCAAATACGTGGACAGTAA
- the pyrE gene encoding orotate phosphoribosyltransferase has protein sequence MSDGNGKRALIDALKVCGAVKFGDFTLASGKKSSYYIDIKKASTDPATLKVIAEDAAMVIKGLDLDAVGGVVLGGVPLATAVSLEAELPLILIRKSAKDYGTGGRFVGEFKQGSKILLLEDVTTSGGSVKDAIVAIREAGGIVERVITVVDRESGAEKNLSDIGVKLVPLVRASDLL, from the coding sequence ATGTCTGATGGGAATGGTAAACGTGCATTGATAGATGCTCTGAAAGTGTGTGGTGCAGTTAAGTTCGGTGATTTCACACTTGCTTCAGGGAAGAAAAGTTCATATTATATTGACATAAAGAAGGCAAGTACAGATCCTGCTACGCTTAAAGTGATAGCAGAGGATGCCGCAATGGTCATAAAAGGATTGGATCTCGATGCTGTTGGTGGTGTCGTGCTTGGTGGTGTTCCTCTTGCTACGGCTGTTTCCCTTGAAGCAGAGCTTCCATTGATACTAATTCGCAAATCTGCAAAAGATTATGGCACTGGTGGACGCTTCGTCGGTGAGTTCAAACAAGGTTCAAAGATTTTGCTTCTTGAGGATGTGACTACAAGTGGTGGCTCTGTTAAGGATGCCATAGTGGCGATCCGTGAAGCAGGTGGCATCGTGGAAAGGGTCATAACTGTTGTTGACCGAGAGTCTGGGGCAGAGAAAAACCTGAGTGACATAGGTGTGAAGCTTGTTCCTCTTGTCAGGGCAAGTGACCTTCTTTGA
- a CDS encoding CDP-2,3-bis-(O-geranylgeranyl)-sn-glycerol synthase — translation MLITAVWLMLPAYIPNPMAAVLGGGKPIDDGKTMADGRRILGDGKTYHGLLTGIFFGMVVGLLQMYYLSKRTTLFSVELPSFAGNGLSASAVIVIFTLAFGSLFGDMFMSFFKRRLGLKRGAPLPVIDQLDFVFGAWLLTYIVSPGWFTANFTIPVIIVLLVLTPVLHLGTNIIGYFIGVKNEPW, via the coding sequence ATGCTGATAACTGCTGTCTGGCTGATGCTTCCTGCTTATATCCCAAATCCTATGGCAGCTGTCCTTGGCGGAGGAAAGCCAATTGACGATGGCAAAACAATGGCTGATGGGCGGCGTATACTCGGAGATGGAAAAACATATCATGGCCTTCTTACAGGTATATTCTTCGGAATGGTGGTGGGTCTGCTTCAGATGTATTATCTTTCTAAGAGAACAACACTGTTCTCAGTTGAGCTACCATCGTTTGCAGGAAATGGTTTAAGCGCCAGTGCGGTAATCGTGATATTTACACTGGCATTTGGTTCACTGTTCGGGGATATGTTCATGAGTTTCTTCAAAAGAAGGCTTGGACTTAAGAGAGGTGCTCCGCTTCCGGTTATCGACCAACTTGATTTTGTCTTTGGGGCATGGCTGCTTACATATATCGTGTCTCCTGGCTGGTTCACAGCCAATTTCACAATTCCAGTAATCATTGTGCTTCTGGTGCTGACTCCTGTTCTACACCTGGGTACGAATATCATAGGATATTTCATCGGGGTCAAGAATGAGCCCTGGTGA
- a CDS encoding FAD-dependent oxidoreductase: MVHECNMVVHGLGRVPAIDGLEPEKGGVDIEHGAIDVNEYLQSISNPSVYAAGDCIIPGPALTPTASLQAHIVASNILDGNKHTADYTEIASAVFTIPTLAAVGIMEKDATDRHKVLFNDMSQYYSAKKTNLGFSASKIIIEKDTGKIVGAHVIGPNAEDTINLFTLAIKAGLTAEQVREPMYAYPASSYDVKYMLK; this comes from the coding sequence ATCGTCCATGAATGCAACATGGTGGTCCACGGACTTGGAAGGGTTCCTGCCATAGATGGCCTTGAACCTGAAAAAGGTGGAGTGGATATCGAACATGGAGCCATTGATGTCAATGAATATCTGCAAAGCATATCAAATCCTTCAGTATATGCCGCAGGAGATTGTATAATCCCCGGACCTGCACTTACCCCTACTGCAAGTCTTCAGGCACACATAGTTGCATCCAATATACTGGATGGAAACAAACATACAGCAGACTACACAGAAATAGCCTCTGCAGTATTTACCATTCCCACACTTGCAGCAGTAGGAATAATGGAAAAGGATGCTACTGACAGACATAAAGTTCTATTCAATGACATGAGCCAGTATTATTCTGCAAAGAAAACGAACCTTGGGTTTTCTGCATCCAAGATCATTATTGAAAAAGATACCGGAAAAATAGTAGGAGCGCACGTAATTGGACCAAATGCTGAAGATACTATCAATCTTTTCACTCTGGCCATAAAGGCAGGACTTACCGCTGAACAGGTAAGGGAACCCATGTACGCCTATCCTGCAAGCAGTTACGATGTGAAGTATATGCTCAAATAA
- a CDS encoding MFS transporter, whose product MDDKETNEISLYPLLLVNFIGTMGLSLVLPFLIFLVERFGGNALIYGIMSSMYPVFQLIGSPLLGRWSDTYGRKKVLFLSQAGTLLSWIIFFIALFVPVAVLVPVSSGILGTFVITVPLVLLFIARGFDGLTGGNVSVSNAYIADITKDKDRSKNFGKMSVSTNLGFIVGPALAGILSVTIYGEALPVLAAILISLAGVIMIALYVPESHRCALKNKIPMELSAMSDKPGGCVDATPIQKQKFRDVMKLKHIPYMFLIYFLIFLGFNTFYTAFPVHAANDLQWSIAELGFYFSFLSIMLVIVEGPVLSYVSKRYSDVFLIISGSLILGSNFVLLAFGSTLLTYVAAIFFAVGNGFMWPSIQSMLSKLAGNKNQGLVQGVSGSFMSIASILGLIGGGFIYELMGRGAFIVSALIIYLVFVLALRLRSFDFSTE is encoded by the coding sequence ATGGATGACAAAGAAACAAATGAAATCTCTCTTTATCCTCTCCTTCTGGTGAATTTTATCGGCACCATGGGGCTTAGTTTAGTCTTGCCTTTTCTCATATTTCTTGTTGAAAGGTTCGGTGGCAATGCACTGATATATGGTATTATGTCTTCAATGTATCCTGTTTTCCAGTTAATAGGCTCTCCACTTTTGGGACGATGGTCTGATACATATGGCAGGAAAAAAGTTCTTTTTCTCAGCCAGGCAGGCACTCTTTTGTCATGGATCATTTTCTTCATTGCTCTTTTTGTACCGGTAGCCGTGCTGGTGCCTGTAAGTTCCGGGATACTGGGAACTTTCGTAATAACGGTTCCACTTGTTCTTCTCTTCATTGCAAGAGGATTTGACGGACTTACCGGGGGTAACGTTTCCGTTTCAAACGCCTACATCGCTGATATTACTAAGGATAAGGACAGAAGCAAGAATTTCGGTAAAATGTCAGTTTCCACAAACCTTGGCTTCATAGTCGGGCCTGCACTTGCCGGAATTCTCAGTGTGACCATATATGGTGAAGCTCTGCCGGTGCTTGCAGCCATTCTCATATCCCTTGCAGGCGTTATAATGATAGCACTCTATGTCCCAGAGTCTCATAGATGCGCTTTAAAGAACAAGATTCCGATGGAATTATCCGCAATGTCTGACAAGCCGGGTGGATGTGTTGACGCCACACCTATACAAAAGCAGAAGTTCAGGGATGTGATGAAATTGAAACACATACCTTACATGTTCCTTATTTATTTCCTCATCTTCCTTGGTTTTAATACATTCTATACGGCTTTCCCGGTACATGCAGCAAATGATCTTCAATGGAGTATTGCAGAGCTTGGTTTCTATTTTTCTTTCTTGAGTATCATGCTTGTGATAGTTGAAGGGCCGGTACTCTCATACGTTTCCAAAAGATATTCGGACGTGTTTCTGATAATATCAGGGAGTCTGATACTCGGAAGCAATTTTGTGCTTCTGGCCTTTGGTAGCACATTACTTACGTATGTGGCAGCGATATTTTTCGCAGTTGGCAACGGTTTCATGTGGCCTTCCATACAGTCCATGCTATCAAAACTTGCAGGAAATAAAAATCAAGGGCTTGTTCAGGGAGTTTCAGGGAGTTTTATGAGCATCGCCAGTATTCTGGGACTAATCGGAGGCGGTTTCATCTATGAACTTATGGGAAGAGGAGCGTTCATAGTATCTGCGCTTATAATCTATCTTGTATTTGTACTAGCCCTGCGTCTTCGCTCCTTTGATTTTTCAACTGAATAG
- a CDS encoding winged helix-turn-helix domain-containing protein, which produces MKKMLTDVMFASEKRKSMLLLLHEGPQEMETILKSLKTTRTALLPQAKILKNYSLVTQSGDVYELTTIGKLIVDETKPFLDTIAAFEHTKGYFACHETEFIPPHLLKRINEIKDCKIIEPSLINTYEINKDFIEKANESSSLSFIFTFVHPIFYQILSNFAEKNKDVHVIITEELFEKLKEDWYEEFKELIDGGKIKFYICQKHMELLSLSVSKHCFNLRLLSKTNEFSNKQLACCNPRAKQWSKDLFEYYLKDSTAITKI; this is translated from the coding sequence ATGAAAAAAATGTTGACCGATGTAATGTTTGCATCTGAAAAAAGAAAAAGTATGCTTTTATTGTTGCATGAAGGTCCCCAGGAAATGGAGACTATTCTAAAGTCACTAAAAACAACAAGAACGGCATTGCTTCCTCAAGCCAAGATTTTAAAAAATTACTCCCTTGTAACTCAATCCGGAGATGTTTACGAATTAACTACTATAGGAAAACTAATAGTTGATGAAACGAAACCTTTCCTGGATACTATTGCTGCTTTTGAGCATACTAAAGGCTATTTTGCATGCCACGAAACTGAATTCATTCCCCCTCACCTATTAAAAAGAATAAATGAAATTAAGGATTGCAAAATAATAGAACCCAGTTTGATCAATACATATGAGATCAACAAGGATTTTATCGAAAAGGCTAATGAATCGAGTTCACTGTCTTTTATATTTACTTTTGTACACCCGATCTTCTATCAAATACTCTCAAATTTTGCAGAAAAAAACAAAGATGTTCATGTAATAATCACCGAAGAATTATTTGAAAAACTCAAAGAAGATTGGTATGAGGAATTCAAAGAGTTAATTGATGGTGGTAAAATTAAATTTTACATTTGCCAGAAACATATGGAACTGTTATCCTTGTCAGTAAGCAAACATTGTTTTAATTTAAGGTTGCTTTCCAAAACGAATGAATTTAGTAACAAGCAATTAGCCTGCTGCAACCCCAGAGCAAAACAATGGAGTAAAGATCTTTTCGAGTATTACTTGAAGGATTCAACGGCAATAACTAAAATATAA
- the argF gene encoding ornithine carbamoyltransferase, with protein sequence MKHLISMADLTHDEIIEILDMAEDLKEKRLRGKVTDLMKNKSLGMIFEKSSTRTRVSFEVAMCDLGGHALYLNARDMQLGRGETVGDTSEVLSRYLYGIIARVYSHETVKQLAEHSSIPVINALSDKEHPCQILADLLTIREYKNKLSDLKYAWVGDGNNVCNSAIIGCALMEMEAVVACPPGYEPDEDIVELARELGGNITITNDPKEAAKDADIIYADVWVSMGDEDERDKRLADLAPYQINTELVEQAKADVIVMHCLPAHRGEEISAEVMDGPHSVVFDQAENRLHAQKALLMKLMA encoded by the coding sequence ATGAAACATCTTATTTCAATGGCTGATCTGACTCATGATGAGATTATTGAGATACTCGATATGGCAGAAGACCTGAAGGAAAAACGCTTACGAGGCAAGGTCACTGATCTGATGAAGAACAAGAGCCTTGGTATGATATTTGAGAAATCATCTACACGTACCCGTGTTTCATTTGAGGTTGCTATGTGTGATCTTGGTGGGCATGCATTATACCTGAATGCCAGGGATATGCAGCTTGGTCGTGGTGAAACGGTTGGGGATACCTCGGAGGTGCTCTCAAGATATCTCTACGGTATCATTGCAAGAGTTTACAGCCATGAGACGGTGAAACAACTGGCAGAACACTCCTCAATTCCGGTTATCAATGCACTTTCGGATAAGGAGCATCCATGTCAGATACTTGCTGACCTGCTCACTATCCGCGAGTACAAGAACAAGCTCTCTGACCTGAAATATGCATGGGTTGGCGATGGGAATAATGTGTGTAATTCAGCTATTATCGGCTGTGCTCTTATGGAAATGGAGGCTGTGGTTGCATGTCCTCCCGGATATGAACCTGATGAGGACATTGTGGAACTTGCAAGAGAGCTTGGTGGCAACATTACTATCACCAATGATCCAAAGGAGGCTGCAAAGGATGCTGATATTATCTATGCAGATGTCTGGGTGTCCATGGGTGATGAGGATGAACGTGATAAACGTCTTGCAGACCTTGCTCCATACCAGATAAACACTGAACTGGTGGAGCAGGCGAAAGCAGATGTTATAGTGATGCATTGCCTTCCTGCACACCGCGGCGAGGAGATTAGTGCAGAGGTTATGGATGGTCCTCATTCAGTTGTTTTCGATCAGGCTGAGAACCGCCTGCATGCCCAGAAAGCACTTTTAATGAAACTGATGGCGTAA
- a CDS encoding IS1 family transposase (programmed frameshift): MNCPKCKSSSHKKNGRIDGRQRYKCHDCGYNYSVDIKSTASPVSVKRQALQLYLEGLGFRSIGRFLGVSHVSVQKWIRKFGSELEDLKSENEISVVELDEMHTYIGNKKYCWIWIAVDRYGKKFIDCSFGSRGTKTGQKLWKKLKTKEVGEVMTDYWRAYAKLVPRNIHTRSKAETYTVEGYNSIFRHFLARLRRKSKCYTKSLEMLKISVLLLMKYRNKELAMFN; encoded by the exons ATGAATTGTCCAAAGTGTAAGAGTTCCAGTCATAAGAAGAACGGTAGGATTGATGGTCGACAACGCTACAAATGCCATGATTGTGGATACAACTATTCAGTAGATATAAAATCCACCGCTAGCCCCGTATCTGTTAAGCGACAGGCTTTACAACTCTATCTGGAGGGGTTGGGATTTCGTTCAATTGGACGTTTTTTGGGCGTTAGTCATGTTTCTGTTCAAAAATGGATTCGAAAATTTGGTAGTGAATTAGAGGATCTAAAAAGTGAAAATGAGATTTCTGTTGTGGAATTGGACGAGATGCATACTTATATTGGGAATAAAAAA TACTGCTGGATATGGATTGCTGTTGATAGATATGGGAAGAAATTCATCGATTGCTCTTTTGGCAGCAGAGGAACAAAAACAGGACAAAAACTCTGGAAAAAGTTAAAGACAAAAGAGGTTGGGGAAGTAATGACGGATTATTGGAGGGCATATGCCAAGTTAGTCCCCAGAAACATCCATACTCGATCAAAAGCAGAAACATATACTGTTGAAGGATACAACAGCATATTTAGGCATTTCCTGGCAAGACTAAGGAGAAAGTCAAAGTGTTATACTAAAAGTCTTGAAATGCTAAAAATCTCCGTTTTGCTCTTGATGAAATATAGGAATAAAGAACTAGCTATGTTTAATTAA